One window from the genome of Brooklawnia cerclae encodes:
- a CDS encoding glycoside hydrolase family 3 protein, translating to MSLAHGVLMPGFPGTSIPSWLAEALDAGLAGVVLFAENTPSVEATRRITDAVHAIRPQAVVSCDEEGGDVTRLQASSGSSLPGNAALGVLDDPALTRETAAAYGHLIAMAGIDLALSPCLDVAGEPLNPVIGVRSFGASAELVGRHGRAFVAGLADAGVASCGKHFPGHGDTKADSHLSLPVLDVDATTLRERDEQPFATARPDAVMTAHIVVPARGTEPASLSAWATGDIRGLGLGGPIITDALGMRAISDRWDMGEACVRALEAGADLLLLDAPHNRDARTGLEEAAAAIDAAVASGRLRAADLRASATRNATLARPGRPDFSVAGTASLLSRLDGLGDRIASAALVSQGDVRLRGTPVLVDLRRRVNHASGSQGNPLLTSLRARDPRTLTADVDGLSSVGDAQQVVALTRQPLGDPEEGRALARLLEARPDAVVVHTGTAAAAPRSERLVLTHGGGAANARAAVAALMGAQS from the coding sequence ATGAGCCTCGCACATGGCGTGCTGATGCCCGGTTTCCCCGGCACCTCGATACCCAGTTGGCTGGCCGAGGCGCTGGACGCGGGCCTGGCGGGTGTGGTGCTGTTCGCCGAGAACACACCGTCCGTCGAAGCCACCCGGCGCATCACGGACGCGGTCCACGCGATCCGGCCGCAGGCCGTGGTGAGTTGCGACGAGGAGGGCGGCGACGTCACGCGCCTGCAGGCGTCGTCCGGTTCGTCGCTGCCGGGCAATGCCGCGCTCGGTGTGCTCGACGACCCGGCTCTCACCCGCGAGACGGCCGCCGCGTACGGACACCTGATCGCCATGGCCGGCATCGACCTGGCCCTGTCACCATGCCTGGATGTCGCCGGCGAGCCGCTGAACCCGGTCATCGGCGTCCGTTCGTTCGGCGCGTCCGCCGAACTGGTCGGACGTCACGGCCGGGCCTTCGTCGCGGGGCTCGCCGACGCCGGGGTCGCGTCCTGCGGGAAGCACTTCCCCGGGCACGGCGACACGAAGGCCGACAGCCACCTGAGCCTGCCCGTGCTGGACGTCGACGCCACGACGCTGCGCGAGCGCGACGAACAGCCCTTCGCCACGGCTCGTCCCGACGCCGTGATGACCGCCCACATCGTCGTCCCCGCCCGGGGAACCGAGCCGGCCTCGCTGTCGGCCTGGGCCACGGGCGACATACGCGGCCTGGGGCTGGGTGGCCCGATCATCACCGATGCGCTGGGCATGCGAGCCATCTCCGACCGCTGGGACATGGGCGAGGCCTGCGTCCGGGCGCTCGAGGCGGGCGCCGACCTCCTGCTGCTGGACGCCCCCCACAATCGCGATGCCCGTACGGGCCTGGAGGAGGCCGCCGCCGCGATCGATGCGGCCGTGGCCTCCGGAAGGCTGCGTGCCGCAGACCTCCGGGCTTCGGCCACCCGGAACGCGACGCTCGCGCGTCCCGGCCGCCCGGACTTCTCGGTCGCCGGGACTGCCTCGCTGCTCTCGCGGCTGGACGGGCTCGGGGACCGGATCGCCTCCGCGGCACTGGTCAGCCAGGGTGACGTACGGCTACGGGGGACACCGGTGCTGGTCGACCTGCGCCGCCGCGTCAACCACGCCTCGGGAAGCCAGGGCAACCCGCTGCTGACGAGCCTGAGGGCGCGAGATCCGCGCACCCTCACCGCCGATGTCGACGGCCTGTCATCGGTCGGCGACGCTCAGCAGGTGGTCGCGCTCACCCGCCAGCCGCTGGGCGACCCCGAGGAGGGCAGGGCACTGGCCAGGCTCCTGGAGGCCAGGCCCGACGCCGTGGTCGTGCACACGGGAACGGCTGCGGCCGCTCCCCGGTCCGAACGGCTGGTGCTCACCCACGGGGGCGGTGCGGCG
- a CDS encoding carbohydrate ABC transporter permease produces MSRPDATRLTPRKLATAIAQGVGVIVCVVFFLFPAYWMISTSVDADAATRGAELIPSEFTLAHFHTVLGRAGFGRYLLNSALVAVVTVVISSLIALLAAVAVARFKFRGRTAILVMVLIAQMIPQEALVIPLFLQARSLGMLNSLLGLSIVYLAFSLPFAVWMLRGFVAAVPVEVEEAAYVDGASWGRMFWSILFPLVAPGLVATSVFSFITAWNEFIFALTFLQNDSKYTVAIGLQRFFGQNTADWGPIMAASTLITIPVIIFFVAVQRNMVSGLSAGAVKG; encoded by the coding sequence GTGAGCCGCCCGGATGCCACCCGCCTCACCCCACGCAAGCTCGCCACCGCGATCGCCCAGGGCGTGGGAGTGATCGTCTGTGTCGTCTTCTTCCTGTTCCCCGCCTACTGGATGATCTCGACGTCGGTGGACGCCGACGCCGCCACCCGCGGTGCGGAGCTGATCCCCTCCGAGTTCACCCTCGCGCACTTCCACACCGTGCTCGGCCGCGCCGGCTTCGGGCGCTACCTGCTCAACTCCGCACTGGTCGCCGTCGTCACGGTGGTGATATCGAGCCTGATCGCCCTGCTGGCGGCCGTCGCCGTCGCCCGGTTCAAGTTCCGGGGCCGCACCGCCATCCTCGTGATGGTGCTGATCGCACAGATGATTCCCCAGGAAGCCCTGGTGATCCCGCTGTTCCTGCAGGCCCGGTCGCTGGGCATGCTGAACAGCCTGCTGGGACTGTCCATCGTCTATCTGGCGTTCAGCCTGCCGTTCGCCGTGTGGATGCTGCGGGGGTTCGTCGCCGCCGTGCCCGTGGAGGTCGAGGAGGCCGCCTACGTCGACGGCGCCAGCTGGGGCCGGATGTTCTGGTCGATCCTGTTCCCACTGGTCGCGCCCGGCCTGGTCGCCACCAGCGTCTTCTCGTTCATCACCGCGTGGAACGAGTTCATCTTCGCCCTGACCTTCCTGCAGAACGACTCGAAGTACACCGTCGCCATCGGGTTGCAGCGCTTCTTCGGCCAGAACACCGCCGACTGGGGGCCGATCATGGCCGCGTCCACGCTCATCACGATCCCGGTGATCATCTTCTTCGTCGCCGTGCAGCGCAACATGGTCTCCGGCCTGTCCGCGGGGGCGGTGAAGGGATGA
- a CDS encoding carbohydrate ABC transporter permease, translating into MASPHTEQGTPATPGAPAGVPASRGRRFSSRRAALRRRPWLLLAPMLIVLAILLVWPLGRVIWLSFQNYGLRELNRGTTNFVGFDNYAAIFGDEYLYSVVLPNTIGLAVACVVLTVGLGTLVALFLKGLPTFWRYVVSTALMIAWAVPAVTGTYVWVFVFDPSNGLATNLLGSLGVIEPGTVNWFLERWSFYSIVTLNVVQHSIPFVAVTVLAGLLTVPDDLYEAAKIDGAGAWQRFWNVTAPNLRPVFAVVTILSTIWDFKVFTQMWLMPGGGGTNPQVFNLSVWAYVQSFAQSEYGMGSAIAVVLTLVLMAITLVYLRTLFKEDEL; encoded by the coding sequence ATGGCATCACCGCACACCGAGCAGGGGACCCCGGCCACCCCGGGGGCCCCTGCCGGCGTGCCCGCGAGCCGGGGACGCCGCTTCAGCAGCCGTCGCGCCGCACTGAGGCGGCGTCCCTGGCTCCTGCTCGCACCGATGCTGATCGTGCTGGCCATCCTGCTCGTCTGGCCACTCGGCCGGGTGATCTGGCTGTCGTTCCAGAACTACGGCCTGCGCGAGCTCAACCGCGGCACCACGAACTTCGTCGGGTTCGACAACTACGCCGCGATCTTCGGCGACGAATACCTGTACAGCGTGGTGCTGCCGAACACGATCGGCCTGGCGGTGGCCTGCGTCGTCCTGACCGTTGGTCTGGGGACGCTGGTCGCGCTCTTCCTGAAGGGCCTGCCCACTTTCTGGCGCTACGTCGTGTCGACGGCGCTCATGATCGCCTGGGCGGTGCCCGCGGTCACCGGCACCTACGTCTGGGTCTTCGTCTTCGACCCCTCCAACGGTCTGGCCACCAACCTGCTGGGCAGCCTCGGCGTCATCGAGCCGGGCACGGTCAACTGGTTCCTGGAACGCTGGAGCTTCTACTCCATCGTCACGCTGAACGTGGTGCAGCACTCGATCCCGTTCGTCGCCGTCACCGTGCTGGCCGGGCTGCTCACGGTGCCCGACGATCTCTACGAGGCGGCGAAGATCGACGGCGCCGGAGCCTGGCAGCGGTTCTGGAACGTGACCGCGCCCAACCTGCGGCCGGTGTTCGCCGTCGTCACCATTCTCTCGACCATCTGGGACTTCAAGGTCTTCACCCAGATGTGGCTGATGCCCGGCGGGGGCGGCACGAACCCGCAGGTCTTCAACCTCAGCGTCTGGGCCTACGTCCAGTCGTTCGCACAGAGCGAGTACGGCATGGGATCGGCCATCGCCGTGGTGCTGACGCTCGTGCTGATGGCGATCACGCTGGTCTATCTGCGCACCCTGTTCAAGGAGGACGAGCTGTGA